From a single Bacillus sp. NEB1478 genomic region:
- a CDS encoding cytochrome c biogenesis protein, translating into MKWIYDLTIVLYALSITGYFIDFLQNNRKANRFAFWLLSIVWILQTVFFVLRMLKDQRFPILTPSEGLFFYAWILVTFSVVMSRFFRVDFLVFFTNVLGFLLVSIHLFAPTGQASPVIEKQMISELLIIHVTMAFISYGAFSLSFIFSFMYLLQHSMLKRKKWNKRLQRFGSLSKLEKLSFRLTTIGVPLLLLSLILGVIWAFWKVNDFTLLDVKVISSFIVLIVYSTYLYQKVARGVQGKTLAFWNTAAFLVVLINYFLATTFTEFHLWYK; encoded by the coding sequence ATGAAATGGATATATGATCTGACAATTGTCTTATATGCACTTAGCATCACAGGCTATTTTATAGATTTTCTTCAAAACAACCGGAAAGCGAATCGATTTGCTTTCTGGTTGCTTTCTATTGTCTGGATATTACAAACGGTCTTTTTTGTGTTAAGGATGCTGAAAGATCAGCGTTTTCCTATTTTAACACCATCAGAAGGCTTGTTTTTTTATGCATGGATACTTGTTACTTTCTCAGTTGTAATGAGTCGGTTTTTCCGTGTAGACTTTTTAGTTTTTTTCACGAATGTCCTAGGATTCTTGCTTGTTTCAATCCATTTATTTGCACCAACTGGACAGGCGAGCCCTGTTATTGAAAAACAGATGATCTCTGAGCTGTTAATCATACATGTAACGATGGCTTTTATCTCCTATGGAGCTTTTTCGCTGTCATTCATATTTTCGTTCATGTATCTATTGCAGCATAGCATGTTGAAGAGAAAAAAGTGGAATAAGAGATTACAGCGTTTCGGAAGCCTGTCTAAGCTGGAGAAACTATCATTCAGGCTGACTACGATAGGTGTTCCCCTTTTGTTATTAAGTTTAATATTGGGCGTTATATGGGCATTCTGGAAGGTAAATGATTTTACGCTTCTCGATGTAAAAGTGATCTCTTCATTCATCGTACTTATCGTATACAGCACGTATCTATATCAGAAAGTCGCAAGAGGTGTTCAAGGAAAAACACTTGCTTTTTGGAATACAGCCGCATTCCTGGTTGTACTAATAAACTATTTTTTGGCTACAACATTTACCGAATTTCATTTGTGGTATAAGTAA
- a CDS encoding LiaI-LiaF-like domain-containing protein, which produces MAAVLGFPKSQNLTPILKITNFDQISKGLSIIGGIMKQQNKFSGIILLGIGLFFFAIRMNVEPIQQYLTWPTLLIIIGLALIVQANSGKESASLFSGVFLTGLGIHFHAAPIIESWPDPLQMITLLTGIAFLVQYKKTKEGLIPGLLLTLLSLWFIFFKSNTPSMQNIFADVENFWPIVLMILGAYLIFFRKK; this is translated from the coding sequence TTGGCAGCTGTTTTAGGTTTTCCTAAATCCCAAAACTTAACACCAATATTAAAAATAACAAATTTCGACCAAATTAGCAAAGGGTTAAGCATTATTGGAGGAATTATGAAACAACAGAACAAATTTAGCGGTATTATTTTACTAGGGATCGGTTTATTTTTTTTCGCCATCCGAATGAATGTAGAACCAATTCAGCAATATTTAACATGGCCAACTTTATTAATCATCATCGGACTTGCTCTAATCGTTCAAGCAAATTCCGGAAAAGAATCAGCTAGCCTATTTTCAGGTGTTTTTCTTACAGGACTCGGTATACACTTTCATGCCGCGCCAATAATAGAATCATGGCCTGATCCTTTACAGATGATCACATTACTGACGGGGATAGCATTTTTAGTTCAATATAAAAAGACTAAGGAAGGGCTTATACCAGGTCTTCTTCTGACGCTTTTATCGCTTTGGTTTATCTTTTTTAAAAGTAATACCCCATCTATGCAGAATATATTTGCAGATGTGGAAAACTTCTGGCCAATCGTCTTAATGATTCTTGGTGCGTATTTAATCTTTTTCAGAAAAAAATAA
- the hemA gene encoding glutamyl-tRNA reductase, with translation MHILMVGINYKTAPVEIREKVSFQPADMSEAISRLRKQKSILECVIVSTCNRTEIYAVADQLHTGRYYIKSFIAEYFGLEVSDLSPFLTIKNGEAAVEHLFRVSSGLDSMVIGETQILGQVKDSFLEAQNLSATGTIFNKLMKQAITFAKKCHSETDIGENAVSVSYAAVELAKKIFGGLQNKTILIVGAGKMGELTAKHLHSSGGNEVLVINRTFEKAKEVAEKFHGTAHPIEHLDQLLVRADIVISSTGASDFVITKDTAAPAVKKRKGLPLFMVDIAVPRDLDPALHDLDSVFLYDIDDLEGIVESNLAERKKEAEKIELMIEAEIVSFQSWISLLGVVPLISALRDKALTIQAETMESIERKMPDLTDRERKILSKHTKSIVNQLLREPVTKAKEMAGQPHAEEQLQLFTEIFGLEEYVDKQKQLETELADQRSESISLADKALNPLTART, from the coding sequence ATGCATATATTAATGGTAGGAATTAATTATAAAACAGCTCCTGTAGAAATACGCGAGAAGGTTTCGTTCCAGCCAGCTGATATGTCTGAAGCTATCTCTAGACTGCGAAAACAAAAAAGTATATTAGAATGTGTAATCGTTTCAACATGCAACCGTACAGAAATTTATGCTGTAGCAGATCAGCTCCACACAGGGAGATATTATATTAAATCATTCATAGCAGAGTACTTTGGATTAGAAGTGTCAGATCTTTCTCCATTTTTAACGATCAAGAACGGAGAAGCTGCTGTTGAACATTTATTCCGAGTTTCTTCTGGTTTAGATTCTATGGTAATCGGAGAAACACAAATCCTTGGTCAAGTGAAAGACAGTTTCTTAGAAGCTCAAAATCTTTCAGCTACAGGAACGATATTTAATAAATTAATGAAGCAAGCGATCACATTTGCGAAAAAGTGCCATTCTGAAACGGATATTGGAGAAAATGCTGTTTCAGTTAGTTATGCTGCAGTTGAACTGGCTAAAAAAATCTTTGGCGGGCTCCAGAATAAAACGATCTTAATTGTCGGGGCTGGTAAAATGGGCGAATTGACAGCAAAGCATCTTCATTCCAGTGGAGGAAATGAAGTGCTTGTGATCAACCGTACATTTGAAAAAGCGAAAGAAGTAGCGGAGAAATTCCACGGCACCGCTCACCCAATTGAACATTTAGATCAGCTGCTTGTTCGAGCTGATATTGTTATCTCTTCAACAGGTGCAAGTGATTTTGTCATTACGAAAGACACAGCTGCTCCTGCTGTTAAAAAGAGAAAAGGTTTACCATTATTTATGGTTGATATCGCCGTTCCGAGAGATTTAGATCCTGCCTTGCATGATTTAGACAGTGTCTTTTTATACGATATTGACGATTTAGAAGGCATCGTAGAATCCAATCTTGCAGAACGCAAAAAAGAAGCGGAAAAAATTGAACTGATGATTGAAGCAGAAATTGTTTCCTTTCAATCATGGATCTCTTTGCTTGGTGTCGTGCCTCTTATTTCAGCACTTCGTGATAAAGCCTTAACGATTCAAGCAGAAACGATGGAGAGTATTGAACGGAAGATGCCCGATCTTACTGATCGTGAAAGAAAGATACTGAGCAAACATACGAAAAGTATTGTCAATCAGCTATTGCGTGAACCTGTTACAAAAGCAAAAGAAATGGCAGGTCAGCCTCATGCTGAAGAGCAGCTTCAATTATTTACTGAAATATTTGGGCTGGAAGAATACGTGGATAAACAAAAGCAGTTGGAAACAGAACTTGCTGATCAGAGAAGTGAAAGTATTTCTTTAGCGGATAAAGCACTGAACCCGCTTACAGCAAGAACATAA
- the lon gene encoding endopeptidase La: MGEKRVLPLLPLRGLLVYPTMVLHLDVGREKSIQALEKVMLDDQMIFLSTQKEVSIEDPGQEEIYSVGTLSKVNQMLKLPNGTIRVLVEGIQRGEITSFIDEKTHVEVEIELTEEVENKEAETEALMRAVLAQFEQYINLSKKVTPETLASVQDISEPGRLADVISSHLSLKIKDKQEILEIFDVKGRLEHLLAILNNEKEVLGLEKKIGQRVKKAMEKTQKEYYLREQMKAIQKELGDKEGKTGEVSSLKDRIEASDMPENIMEIARKELDRYEKMPNSSAESSVIRTYIEWLVNLPWKQETVDNLDISNAETVLNEDHYGLEKVKDRVLEYLAVQKLTNSLKGPILCLVGPPGVGKTSLARSIARAIGRNFVRISLGGVRDEAEIRGHRRTYVGAMPGRLIQGMKKAGTVNPVFLLDEIDKMSSDFRGDPSSAMLEVLDPEQNSNFSDHYIEEPYDLSKVMFVTTANSLSTIPGPLLDRMEVISIAGYTEVEKLHISRNHLIPKQLKEHGLKKSQIQFKDDCILKLVRNYTREAGVRNLERQIAGLCRKAAKQIVSTDKKKVIFTAKNLEEFLGKPRFRYGQAELEDQIGAATGLAYTTAGGDTLSIEVALSPGKGKLILTGKLGDVMKESAQAALSYVRTKVEDLGINPDFYEKTDIHIHVPEGATPKDGPSAGITIATALVSALTKRPVKRDVGMTGEITLRGRVLPIGGLKEKSLSAHRAGIKTIILPKENEKDIEEIPETVKEGLSFILVSHLDEVLKVALAGDQK, from the coding sequence ATGGGGGAAAAAAGAGTTCTTCCGCTCCTCCCTCTACGCGGATTATTAGTTTATCCGACAATGGTACTTCATTTGGATGTTGGAAGAGAGAAATCAATTCAAGCTTTAGAAAAAGTAATGCTTGATGATCAAATGATTTTTTTATCGACTCAAAAAGAGGTATCTATTGAAGATCCGGGTCAAGAGGAAATTTACAGTGTAGGGACATTATCAAAAGTCAATCAAATGCTTAAATTACCAAATGGCACAATACGCGTTTTAGTAGAAGGAATACAACGAGGCGAAATAACGTCATTTATTGATGAAAAAACGCACGTTGAAGTGGAGATAGAGCTAACAGAAGAAGTTGAAAACAAAGAAGCAGAGACTGAAGCGTTAATGCGGGCTGTATTAGCACAATTTGAACAATACATAAATCTGTCCAAAAAAGTTACGCCTGAAACATTGGCTTCTGTTCAGGATATTTCTGAACCGGGACGGCTAGCAGATGTTATCTCATCACATCTTTCCCTTAAGATTAAAGATAAACAAGAAATTTTGGAAATTTTTGATGTGAAGGGTAGACTGGAACACCTGCTTGCTATTTTGAACAACGAAAAAGAAGTGCTAGGACTCGAAAAGAAGATTGGTCAGCGTGTAAAAAAGGCAATGGAAAAAACGCAAAAAGAATATTATTTGCGTGAACAAATGAAGGCCATACAAAAAGAGCTTGGTGATAAAGAAGGCAAAACAGGAGAAGTCAGCTCTTTAAAAGATCGTATTGAAGCCTCAGATATGCCAGAAAATATTATGGAAATAGCTCGCAAAGAACTAGACCGCTATGAAAAGATGCCTAATTCTTCTGCTGAAAGTTCAGTGATTCGTACATATATCGAATGGCTAGTTAATTTGCCGTGGAAACAGGAAACGGTTGATAACCTGGATATTTCGAATGCTGAGACAGTGCTGAATGAAGATCATTATGGACTTGAGAAAGTTAAGGATCGGGTTCTAGAATACTTAGCTGTTCAAAAGTTAACGAATTCCCTAAAAGGACCGATTCTTTGTTTAGTGGGACCTCCGGGTGTTGGTAAAACATCATTAGCACGTTCAATCGCTCGTGCGATAGGAAGAAACTTTGTCCGAATCTCATTAGGCGGAGTTAGAGATGAAGCCGAAATAAGAGGGCATAGAAGAACTTATGTAGGCGCAATGCCAGGACGTCTCATTCAAGGGATGAAGAAGGCAGGTACTGTGAATCCTGTATTCTTATTGGATGAAATTGATAAGATGTCCAGTGATTTTAGAGGAGATCCATCCTCAGCAATGCTGGAAGTGCTTGATCCTGAACAAAACAGTAATTTTAGTGATCATTATATCGAAGAGCCGTATGACTTATCCAAAGTCATGTTTGTTACTACAGCTAACTCTCTTTCTACAATTCCTGGACCGCTTCTAGATCGTATGGAAGTCATCTCGATTGCGGGTTATACAGAGGTAGAAAAGCTTCATATTTCTCGTAATCACTTAATTCCAAAGCAATTAAAAGAACACGGTCTAAAGAAAAGCCAAATTCAGTTTAAAGATGACTGTATCTTGAAACTTGTTCGCAATTATACGCGTGAAGCGGGAGTGCGTAACCTGGAGCGCCAAATTGCAGGATTATGCAGAAAAGCGGCAAAACAGATAGTCTCAACAGATAAGAAGAAAGTAATCTTCACAGCAAAAAATCTAGAAGAATTCCTAGGCAAACCCCGTTTCCGATACGGCCAGGCAGAGCTGGAAGATCAAATCGGAGCTGCAACAGGTCTAGCCTATACGACAGCAGGCGGTGATACACTCTCTATTGAAGTGGCATTATCACCGGGGAAAGGGAAACTGATCTTAACAGGAAAGTTAGGAGATGTTATGAAGGAATCGGCACAAGCTGCTCTAAGTTATGTGCGGACAAAAGTAGAAGATTTAGGCATTAACCCTGACTTTTACGAGAAAACGGATATTCATATTCATGTTCCAGAAGGAGCTACACCAAAAGATGGTCCTTCAGCCGGTATTACAATCGCAACGGCGCTTGTATCTGCATTAACTAAAAGACCGGTAAAACGTGATGTAGGGATGACTGGTGAAATTACATTAAGAGGCCGTGTATTGCCAATTGGCGGTTTGAAAGAAAAATCATTAAGCGCTCATCGTGCTGGGATAAAAACAATTATCTTGCCAAAAGAGAACGAGAAGGACATTGAGGAAATTCCTGAAACTGTTAAGGAAGGCCTTTCATTTATCCTGGTATCCCATCTAGATGAAGTGTTAAAAGTTGCATTAGCAGGTGATCAAAAGTGA
- the yihA gene encoding ribosome biogenesis GTP-binding protein YihA/YsxC, with translation MKINTAEIVISAVGPKQYPEGNLPEIALAGRSNVGKSSFINKMIHRKNLARTSSKPGKTQTLNFYILNDTFHFVDVPGYGFAKVSKSEREAWGKMIEEYLVERDQLKAVVQLVDLRHAPSKDDCLMYDWLKYHELPVIIVATKSDKIPKGKWDKHKKVVKETLNMHPDDKLILFSSETGQGKEEAWKVIDSYLFNK, from the coding sequence GTGAAAATAAATACAGCTGAGATTGTAATATCAGCCGTGGGGCCGAAACAATATCCGGAAGGCAATCTTCCGGAAATTGCCCTAGCAGGGCGGTCTAATGTCGGGAAATCTTCTTTTATAAATAAAATGATTCATCGTAAAAATTTAGCGAGAACATCCTCTAAGCCAGGAAAAACGCAGACTCTGAATTTTTATATCTTAAATGACACGTTTCATTTTGTGGATGTACCAGGTTATGGCTTCGCAAAAGTGTCTAAATCAGAAAGAGAAGCTTGGGGAAAAATGATCGAGGAATATCTTGTTGAACGTGACCAGCTAAAAGCGGTTGTTCAGCTCGTTGATCTAAGACATGCGCCTTCCAAAGATGATTGTTTAATGTATGACTGGCTGAAGTATCATGAACTTCCCGTAATTATCGTGGCAACGAAAAGCGATAAGATCCCTAAAGGAAAATGGGATAAACATAAGAAAGTCGTTAAAGAAACATTAAACATGCATCCAGATGATAAGCTGATTCTCTTTTCCTCTGAGACAGGTCAAGGAAAAGAAGAAGCCTGGAAAGTAATTGACTCATATCTCTTCAACAAGTAA
- the hemC gene encoding hydroxymethylbilane synthase, whose amino-acid sequence MRKIIVGSRRSKLALTQTNWVIEQLKKSGLPFEFEVKEIVTKGDVILDVTLSKVGGKGLFVKEIEQAMLDKEIDIAVHSMKDMPAVLPEGLEISCTPKRVDPRDAFISEKYSSLSELPDGAIVGTSSLRRAAQLLHKRPDLTIKSIRGNIDTRLEKLKTGEFDAIILAAAGLERMGWSKETVTELLDINLCLPAVGQGSLAIECRSEDEEVKQLLATLNDEYTFQTVEAERAFLNTLEGGCQVPIAAFAVLENDNITLTGLVADPTGKIVLKQTKSGQDPYTVGVELANELKEHGAKQILDDVKKDLDA is encoded by the coding sequence ATGAGAAAAATAATAGTAGGATCTAGAAGAAGCAAATTAGCTTTAACTCAAACGAACTGGGTCATTGAACAGCTAAAAAAATCAGGTCTTCCGTTCGAATTTGAAGTAAAAGAAATTGTAACAAAAGGTGATGTGATCTTAGATGTCACTTTATCAAAAGTAGGCGGAAAAGGTTTGTTTGTTAAGGAAATAGAGCAAGCCATGTTAGACAAGGAGATTGATATTGCCGTACACAGTATGAAAGATATGCCTGCTGTACTTCCAGAAGGACTCGAAATCTCATGCACACCAAAGCGTGTAGATCCTAGAGATGCTTTTATTTCAGAAAAATATTCTTCACTAAGCGAACTGCCTGATGGAGCGATAGTTGGAACAAGCTCTCTCAGAAGAGCGGCACAGCTTTTACATAAGCGCCCTGATCTAACGATTAAATCAATTCGTGGTAACATTGATACACGGCTAGAAAAGCTTAAGACAGGTGAATTTGATGCCATTATTCTAGCTGCTGCTGGATTAGAGAGAATGGGCTGGTCAAAAGAAACCGTTACCGAGTTATTGGATATTAATCTTTGTCTTCCAGCAGTCGGACAAGGCTCACTTGCGATCGAATGCCGCAGTGAAGATGAAGAAGTTAAACAGTTATTAGCAACTTTAAATGATGAATATACGTTCCAAACAGTCGAGGCAGAACGTGCTTTCCTTAACACACTTGAAGGGGGCTGCCAAGTTCCGATTGCAGCTTTTGCTGTTTTAGAGAATGATAACATTACTTTAACAGGTCTTGTAGCTGATCCAACGGGCAAAATCGTATTAAAACAAACTAAATCTGGTCAAGATCCTTACACAGTTGGTGTGGAGCTTGCTAATGAATTAAAAGAGCATGGAGCAAAACAAATACTTGATGATGTTAAAAAGGATCTTGATGCTTAA
- the hemB gene encoding porphobilinogen synthase, which yields MNFQRHRRLRKTDSMRSLVRETHLHASDFIYPLFFVEGDNVKKEVPSMPGVFHYSLDLLEGEIKEIESLGIQSIIVFGVPNDKDECGSSAYDHNGIVQKAIRQIKEVAPSLTVIADTCLCQYTDHGHCGVIENGEVLNDESLALLAKTAVSQAEAGADIIAPSNMMDGFVAAIRQGLDEAGYYDIPIMSYAVKYASAFYGPFRDAAHSTPQFGDRKTYQMDPANRLEAIREAESDIAEGADFLIVKPALAYLDILRELKDRYPLPLVAYNVSGEYSMIKAAAINGWVDEKSIVLEKLISMKRAGSDLIITYFAKDAARWLNETK from the coding sequence ATGAACTTTCAGCGTCATCGCCGTTTAAGAAAAACAGATTCTATGCGTTCACTTGTTCGTGAAACACATCTGCATGCATCAGATTTTATTTATCCTTTATTTTTTGTTGAAGGAGATAATGTAAAAAAAGAAGTTCCTTCAATGCCTGGGGTTTTTCATTATTCACTTGATTTGCTAGAAGGTGAAATAAAAGAAATTGAAAGCCTTGGCATACAATCCATTATCGTTTTTGGTGTTCCAAATGATAAGGATGAATGCGGAAGCTCTGCTTATGATCATAATGGAATCGTTCAAAAAGCGATTCGACAAATTAAAGAAGTTGCTCCTTCTTTAACAGTTATAGCTGATACATGTCTGTGTCAATATACGGATCATGGGCATTGTGGTGTGATTGAAAATGGAGAAGTGCTCAATGATGAATCACTGGCACTTTTGGCTAAAACTGCTGTATCGCAAGCAGAAGCTGGTGCTGATATTATTGCACCATCTAATATGATGGATGGATTTGTTGCAGCAATTAGACAAGGATTAGACGAAGCCGGATATTACGATATTCCGATCATGTCTTATGCAGTAAAATATGCTTCAGCTTTTTATGGTCCTTTCCGTGACGCAGCTCATAGTACTCCACAATTTGGAGACCGCAAAACATACCAGATGGACCCTGCAAACCGTTTGGAAGCTATTAGAGAAGCTGAATCTGACATTGCTGAAGGCGCAGATTTCTTAATCGTTAAACCAGCTCTTGCCTATCTGGATATTTTAAGAGAACTTAAAGACAGATATCCTCTTCCGTTAGTTGCTTATAATGTGAGCGGTGAATACTCCATGATCAAAGCAGCTGCTATTAACGGCTGGGTAGATGAAAAAAGTATCGTGCTTGAAAAATTAATCTCTATGAAGCGTGCTGGTTCAGATTTAATTATTACTTATTTTGCAAAAGATGCCGCAAGATGGCTTAATGAAACAAAATAG
- a CDS encoding uroporphyrinogen-III synthase, producing MEKERPLAGKKILVTRPKEQSDQLFSMIMDEGGIPLSFPIIKIEDAFQTKTLTEELLHYDWIIFTSKNGVDYFFNRIRNAGFSITDQKVAAVGEKTSEALQQWGIFEVLVPPKFDAITLVELLKQHVNKGDRLLFSKGSLAPSYIKEELTGWAEVDELIVYETKPNEDVDWSLIENADSLFFLSPSAVSFMMKHPKINKNKILAVPVFCIGPTTKKAALELGFEKVLMPERFTAEDLVKTASAYFQGGN from the coding sequence ATGGAAAAAGAGCGTCCTTTAGCAGGTAAGAAAATTCTTGTTACCCGGCCTAAAGAGCAGTCTGATCAGCTGTTTTCCATGATCATGGATGAAGGCGGTATACCGCTCTCCTTTCCCATTATCAAAATTGAAGATGCTTTTCAAACAAAGACGTTAACGGAAGAATTGCTGCATTATGATTGGATCATTTTTACTAGTAAAAATGGAGTTGATTATTTTTTTAATAGGATTCGTAATGCCGGTTTTTCAATCACTGATCAAAAGGTTGCTGCTGTTGGTGAGAAAACGAGTGAGGCACTTCAACAGTGGGGAATATTTGAAGTGCTTGTACCGCCAAAATTTGATGCGATAACATTAGTCGAACTTTTAAAGCAGCATGTGAATAAGGGTGATCGATTGTTATTTTCGAAAGGCAGCCTCGCTCCTTCTTATATTAAGGAAGAATTGACAGGATGGGCTGAAGTTGATGAGTTAATCGTTTATGAAACGAAACCCAACGAGGACGTGGACTGGTCCCTTATTGAAAATGCAGACAGTTTATTTTTCCTCAGCCCTTCTGCCGTTTCATTTATGATGAAGCATCCTAAAATCAATAAAAATAAAATCTTAGCTGTCCCTGTTTTTTGTATAGGTCCGACAACAAAAAAAGCTGCACTGGAACTGGGCTTTGAGAAAGTATTAATGCCAGAGCGCTTTACAGCAGAAGATTTGGTAAAAACAGCATCAGCTTATTTTCAAGGAGGAAATTAA
- the hemL gene encoding glutamate-1-semialdehyde 2,1-aminomutase, whose translation MRSFDKSVAAFKEAKEYMPGGVNSPVRAFKSVNMDPVFMERGKGSKIYDIDGNEYIDYVLSWGPLILGHADEKVVTALKETAELGTSFGAPNEMETKLAKLVIDRVPSIEVVRMVNSGTEATMSALRLARGYTGRSKIVKFEGCYHGHGDSLLIKAGSGVATLGLPDSPGVPEGVAQNTITVPYNDLVSLQYAFEEFGEDIACVIVEPVAGNMGVVPPQKGFLEGIRKITSQYGSLLIFDEVMTGFRVDYHCAQGYFGVTPDLTCLGKVIGGGLPVGAYGGKREIMEQIAPSGPIYQAGTLSGNPLAMAAGYATLSQLTKESYSHFTKLGDLLASGITEAAEHYGIDHTINRAGSMIGFFFTNQDVINYETAKTSNLDHFTSCFRTMLLEGVSLPPSQFEGLFLSMAHTEEDINKTVNAFRKAFSQLK comes from the coding sequence ATGAGAAGCTTTGATAAATCAGTCGCTGCTTTTAAAGAAGCCAAGGAGTACATGCCTGGAGGCGTAAACAGTCCTGTTCGTGCTTTTAAATCAGTCAATATGGATCCTGTTTTTATGGAACGCGGAAAAGGATCTAAAATATATGATATCGATGGGAATGAATACATCGATTACGTCTTATCATGGGGACCTTTAATTCTTGGACATGCAGATGAAAAGGTGGTAACTGCTTTAAAAGAAACGGCAGAACTTGGTACAAGCTTCGGTGCTCCGAATGAAATGGAAACAAAACTTGCAAAGCTTGTTATTGACCGTGTACCATCCATTGAAGTCGTTCGAATGGTGAATTCAGGGACAGAAGCAACAATGAGCGCATTGCGTTTAGCAAGAGGATATACAGGAAGAAGCAAAATCGTAAAATTTGAGGGCTGTTATCATGGGCATGGTGATTCATTATTAATTAAAGCAGGTTCAGGTGTAGCAACTCTTGGTCTTCCGGATTCTCCTGGTGTTCCTGAAGGTGTAGCTCAAAATACAATTACTGTTCCTTACAATGATCTAGTAAGTCTTCAATATGCATTTGAAGAGTTTGGAGAAGACATTGCCTGTGTAATTGTTGAACCAGTTGCAGGCAACATGGGAGTCGTCCCTCCGCAAAAAGGGTTTCTAGAAGGCATTCGCAAAATTACTTCCCAATATGGTTCCCTTTTAATCTTCGATGAAGTAATGACAGGTTTTCGAGTAGATTATCATTGTGCGCAAGGTTATTTTGGTGTAACACCTGACTTAACTTGTTTAGGTAAAGTAATCGGCGGTGGACTGCCTGTAGGAGCATATGGCGGAAAACGTGAAATTATGGAGCAAATTGCACCAAGCGGACCGATCTATCAAGCTGGTACCTTATCTGGTAATCCTCTCGCGATGGCCGCAGGGTATGCTACACTTTCACAATTAACAAAAGAAAGCTATAGCCATTTTACTAAATTAGGCGATCTCTTAGCTTCCGGAATTACCGAAGCAGCAGAACATTATGGAATTGATCATACGATTAATCGTGCGGGAAGTATGATTGGATTCTTTTTCACAAATCAGGATGTTATTAATTATGAAACAGCAAAAACTTCAAATTTAGACCATTTTACATCTTGTTTCCGTACTATGCTTTTAGAAGGTGTTTCTCTTCCTCCTTCACAGTTTGAAGGATTGTTTTTATCGATGGCTCATACCGAAGAAGATATTAACAAAACAGTTAATGCCTTTAGAAAAGCTTTTTCTCAATTAAAATAA